From one Phorcysia thermohydrogeniphila genomic stretch:
- a CDS encoding NERD domain-containing protein has translation MGTLVEDIVFPATRPIIKKYFNCDPEILMMNVKRKKGSLREEVDVIAVCEDKVFLVEVKSTLGAEHVNDMKEKVERFRELFSEYKGKKIVPILATLRIEKEVLDKLTKEKIYGMAYRKWEHMDILNFEEVEKNRIC, from the coding sequence ATGGGAACTTTAGTAGAGGACATAGTCTTCCCGGCTACGAGACCCATTATTAAGAAATACTTTAACTGCGACCCTGAAATTTTGATGATGAACGTTAAGAGAAAGAAAGGTTCTTTGAGAGAAGAGGTTGACGTTATCGCTGTCTGTGAAGATAAGGTGTTTTTGGTGGAGGTTAAGAGCACTTTAGGAGCTGAGCACGTAAATGATATGAAAGAAAAAGTTGAAAGGTTTAGAGAGCTCTTTAGTGAATATAAAGGAAAAAAAATCGTTCCAATCCTTGCCACCTTAAGGATAGAAAAGGAGGTTCTTGACAAACTCACAAAAGAGAAAATCTACGGAATGGCCTATAGGAAGTGGGAGCACATGGACATTTTAAACTTTGAGGAGGTAGAAAAGAATCGTATCTGCTAA
- the gatB gene encoding Asp-tRNA(Asn)/Glu-tRNA(Gln) amidotransferase subunit GatB — MEFEAVIGLEVHAQLLTDTKIFCSCKNEFGAPPNTNVCPVCLGMPGSLPVLNKKAVEYAVKAALALNCKINRYSVFARKHYFYPDLPKAYQITQYELPFAENGWIEIEKPDGTKKKIRIRRIHLEEDAGKTIHGEGLDPNSYVDLNRAGTPLIEIVSEPDISTPEEARLYMQKLRDILVWIGVNDGNLEEGSLRCDANVSVRPKGSDKLGVRTEIKNVNSFRFIQKALEYEIERQIKVIKSGGEVVQETRLFDSQKGITKTMRTKEEAEDYRYFPEPDLPPLIIDDEWLEAIKASLPELPDQVKERFIEKYKITPYDADILVRDKALAEFFEKAAKSYSGEAKKVANIIISDLLGALNEEKIEISESPAKPEHVAQLLELVDKGVVSIRVAKEEIIPEMVKSGKEPKTIVEEKGLTQISDESALKEIIKKVLANNEKAVKQYKEGNEKQKQKAVKYLIGQVMKETKGKANPKLLNQLIPQVLDEG; from the coding sequence ATGGAGTTTGAAGCGGTAATTGGTCTTGAAGTTCACGCACAGCTCCTGACAGATACAAAGATTTTCTGTAGCTGTAAGAACGAATTTGGAGCTCCACCCAATACTAACGTCTGTCCAGTGTGCCTTGGAATGCCCGGCTCACTTCCAGTCCTCAACAAAAAGGCCGTTGAGTACGCCGTAAAGGCCGCTTTAGCCCTAAACTGCAAGATTAACAGGTATTCTGTCTTTGCAAGGAAACACTACTTTTACCCAGACCTCCCCAAGGCCTACCAGATTACCCAGTATGAGCTTCCCTTTGCCGAAAACGGCTGGATAGAGATAGAAAAACCCGACGGGACAAAGAAGAAAATCAGAATTCGCCGCATCCACCTTGAAGAGGACGCAGGAAAGACAATCCACGGAGAAGGTTTAGACCCAAATTCCTACGTTGACCTAAACAGAGCCGGAACTCCCCTGATTGAGATCGTTTCAGAGCCGGACATCTCCACGCCGGAAGAGGCAAGGCTCTACATGCAGAAGCTCCGCGATATCCTTGTCTGGATAGGTGTAAACGACGGAAACCTTGAGGAAGGTTCTTTAAGGTGTGACGCAAACGTTTCCGTTAGGCCAAAGGGGTCTGATAAGCTCGGCGTCAGGACGGAGATAAAGAACGTCAACTCTTTCCGCTTTATCCAGAAAGCTCTCGAGTACGAGATTGAAAGACAAATAAAGGTTATAAAGAGCGGCGGTGAAGTTGTTCAGGAAACTCGCCTGTTTGACTCCCAGAAAGGTATTACAAAGACTATGAGGACGAAGGAAGAGGCAGAGGACTACAGGTACTTCCCGGAGCCCGACCTTCCACCTCTCATAATAGACGACGAGTGGCTTGAGGCGATTAAGGCTTCACTTCCGGAGCTCCCTGACCAAGTCAAGGAACGCTTCATTGAGAAGTACAAGATAACCCCTTACGACGCCGACATCTTAGTTAGGGACAAGGCCTTAGCTGAGTTCTTTGAGAAAGCAGCGAAGAGCTACTCCGGAGAAGCAAAGAAGGTAGCAAACATCATCATCTCTGACCTCCTTGGCGCTCTAAACGAAGAGAAGATTGAGATATCAGAGTCTCCAGCCAAACCCGAGCACGTTGCCCAGCTCCTTGAGCTCGTTGATAAGGGAGTTGTCTCCATAAGGGTCGCTAAGGAAGAGATAATCCCTGAAATGGTTAAAAGCGGCAAAGAGCCCAAGACAATCGTAGAGGAGAAGGGACTTACCCAGATATCCGATGAGTCAGCCCTAAAAGAGATTATCAAGAAAGTACTTGCAAATAACGAAAAGGCCGTAAAGCAGTACAAAGAGGGTAACGAAAAGCAGAAGCAAAAAGCCGTTAAGTACCTGATAGGTCAAGTCATGAAGGAAACTAAGGGTAAGGCTAACCCGAAACTCCTGAACCAGCTAATTCCTCAGGTTCTTGATGAGGGGTAG
- the murC gene encoding UDP-N-acetylmuramate--L-alanine ligase: protein MKESFRIHIVGIGGIGMSGIALILKERGYAVQGSDLKESSMVKKLKEKGIKVFLGHKPENVHGADVVIHSSAVKEDNVEILEAKKLGIPVIPRADVLSDIMRFKEGIAVAGTHGKTTTSSMIATILYRAGLEPTIIVGGRLSFLGGINAQSGNGRWLVAEADESDGTFLKLTPTISVITNIDTDHLDYYGSFEKLKEAFLDFANRVSFHGKVILCGECPNVREILPKVYKRRLVYGFSSESDFYANAVTPVGLGSIFTVFYRGKELGRVKLNVPGRHNVLNALAAIATSLEVGIPFKEVAEYLELFRNASRRMELKGTVNGVTFIDDYAHHPVEIESSFRALKGSFPDRRLVVLFQPHRFSRVSSLWREFVNVLKGIENLYICDIYPAGETPIPGITAERLAKECGAVYCGSLEEACAILSGVLQEGDVFLSMGAGDVTRAFELITKGSG, encoded by the coding sequence TTGAAGGAAAGTTTCCGAATTCACATAGTTGGTATAGGCGGTATAGGAATGTCCGGAATAGCCCTCATTCTAAAGGAGAGGGGGTATGCCGTTCAGGGTTCAGACCTAAAAGAGAGCTCTATGGTAAAAAAGCTTAAAGAGAAAGGCATAAAGGTTTTCTTAGGACATAAACCCGAAAACGTTCACGGGGCTGACGTTGTTATCCACTCTTCTGCCGTAAAAGAGGATAACGTTGAGATACTTGAGGCTAAGAAGCTTGGCATTCCGGTAATTCCGAGGGCTGACGTTCTCTCTGACATAATGAGGTTTAAGGAGGGTATTGCCGTCGCCGGAACTCACGGAAAAACGACGACCAGCTCTATGATAGCGACTATTCTGTATAGGGCCGGTTTAGAGCCAACGATAATCGTTGGAGGAAGGCTTTCTTTCCTTGGAGGAATCAACGCCCAAAGTGGAAATGGAAGGTGGCTTGTTGCGGAGGCGGACGAAAGTGACGGAACCTTCCTAAAACTTACGCCGACTATTTCGGTAATTACGAACATAGATACAGATCATCTGGACTACTACGGTTCCTTTGAGAAGCTTAAGGAGGCTTTTCTTGATTTTGCAAACAGGGTTTCCTTTCACGGGAAAGTTATCCTCTGTGGCGAGTGTCCGAATGTGAGGGAGATACTGCCGAAGGTTTACAAGAGAAGGCTCGTTTACGGATTTAGTTCTGAAAGTGACTTTTACGCAAATGCTGTTACTCCTGTAGGTCTTGGCTCCATATTTACCGTTTTCTATAGGGGTAAGGAGCTCGGACGGGTAAAGTTAAACGTTCCGGGAAGACACAACGTCTTAAACGCCCTTGCGGCAATTGCCACTTCCCTTGAAGTTGGGATTCCCTTTAAAGAGGTGGCAGAGTACTTGGAGCTCTTCAGGAACGCCAGCCGCAGGATGGAGCTAAAGGGGACGGTGAACGGAGTTACCTTTATTGATGACTACGCCCACCATCCGGTAGAGATAGAGAGCTCCTTTAGGGCTCTTAAAGGGTCTTTCCCAGATAGGAGGCTCGTTGTTCTCTTTCAACCCCACAGGTTCTCAAGGGTGAGCTCTCTCTGGAGGGAGTTTGTTAACGTCCTAAAGGGGATAGAGAACCTCTACATCTGTGACATTTACCCTGCAGGTGAGACACCAATACCGGGAATTACAGCAGAAAGACTTGCAAAGGAGTGTGGTGCTGTTTACTGCGGTTCCCTTGAGGAAGCCTGTGCTATTCTCTCTGGAGTTTTACAGGAGGGAGACGTTTTCCTCTCAATGGGGGCAGGGGACGTTACAAGGGCCTTTGAACTTATAACAAAGGGCAGCGGCTAA
- a CDS encoding efflux RND transporter periplasmic adaptor subunit, whose amino-acid sequence MKKFLAFLLIVLAAVGFIYFKSKKEVKIVPVETVTVKRGEVKRVIDATGIIKPQVGAEIKVGARISGTVVKENVKVGDYVKKGDLIAVIDNRELKEELKKAKARLEEIKRTYPEKIKAQELKLQSALAELRSAEAKLRAEEENYRLKKWELERQEELFKAGYTTEQKLKQARFEFRQAESNLKSAQEALKKAKLEVEVAKRDLEELKKKFKAELSVAEANLKQAEIRYSYSFIYAPKSGIISFVSTQEGETVVAGLNAPQFVTILDPEKLENWIYVDETEIGKVKKGMEVVFTVDTYRDRVFRAKVEEIYPQPEKKNNVVYYIVVARGFKNVELLRPEMTTHNSIISGVKKGVLVVPNAAVKWKNGKYVVYKVEGRQVKEVPVKVGWSDEQFTEIVSGLKEGDTVAIRVEKR is encoded by the coding sequence GTGAAGAAGTTTTTAGCATTTCTGTTAATAGTCCTTGCGGCGGTCGGTTTTATCTACTTTAAGTCAAAAAAAGAGGTAAAAATCGTTCCGGTAGAGACCGTTACCGTAAAGAGAGGGGAGGTCAAGAGGGTAATAGACGCAACCGGAATAATTAAGCCTCAGGTTGGAGCTGAGATAAAGGTGGGAGCACGGATTTCTGGAACGGTTGTTAAGGAGAATGTTAAGGTAGGCGACTACGTTAAAAAGGGAGACCTCATAGCCGTTATAGACAACAGGGAGCTGAAGGAGGAGCTTAAAAAGGCAAAGGCGAGGCTTGAGGAGATTAAGAGAACCTACCCTGAAAAGATAAAGGCTCAGGAGTTAAAACTCCAGTCAGCCCTTGCGGAGCTAAGGTCGGCAGAAGCTAAGCTTAGAGCAGAGGAAGAAAACTACAGGCTGAAAAAGTGGGAGCTTGAGAGGCAGGAGGAGCTCTTTAAAGCCGGCTACACAACCGAGCAGAAGCTAAAACAGGCGAGGTTTGAGTTTAGACAGGCAGAGAGTAATTTAAAGTCGGCTCAAGAAGCTTTGAAGAAGGCAAAGCTTGAGGTTGAAGTAGCTAAGAGGGACCTTGAAGAGCTAAAAAAGAAATTTAAAGCGGAGCTCTCTGTAGCAGAGGCTAACCTTAAGCAGGCAGAAATCCGCTACTCCTACTCCTTCATATACGCTCCGAAGAGTGGGATTATCTCCTTCGTTTCCACTCAGGAGGGGGAGACTGTTGTTGCAGGCCTTAACGCTCCTCAGTTTGTAACAATCCTTGACCCTGAGAAACTTGAAAACTGGATATACGTTGACGAAACGGAAATTGGAAAAGTTAAAAAAGGTATGGAAGTTGTCTTTACGGTTGATACTTACAGGGATAGAGTCTTTCGTGCTAAGGTAGAGGAAATTTACCCTCAGCCTGAAAAGAAAAACAACGTTGTCTACTACATAGTCGTTGCAAGAGGTTTTAAAAACGTAGAGCTCCTTCGCCCTGAAATGACGACCCACAACTCCATAATATCCGGAGTTAAAAAGGGCGTTCTTGTTGTTCCAAACGCAGCCGTCAAGTGGAAGAACGGAAAGTATGTCGTCTATAAAGTGGAGGGAAGGCAGGTTAAGGAAGTTCCTGTAAAGGTAGGCTGGAGCGATGAGCAGTTTACGGAGATAGTTTCTGGCCTTAAAGAGGGCGATACAGTTGCTATAAGGGTAGAGAAAAGGTAG
- a CDS encoding TolC family protein, with translation MRKIAAFILTLLTATSSYAVTTDELKELIDRNALGLVSERALVEKSKLSAKATLRSFFPTLSLSAGVTEFYPNQTFTSKSWEQQYTLGLSLTATPVDLRKKVQLKIDRYFVKVGEDNLNVVRLSLYYEGISALFKLKALKEKIELRKKILRNSQEILSVAEKKYKEGLVLITDVLKAESEVESARSSLSEALMEYIQTFNSLNELVDYALPEGETPEVELKKDYSVPEKEELLKKAFTLRPEVKKAEKEVKVAKLSVELQKKTLSPTVNLSASYSRSGTSFFPRENSYDLSLSLNFPVFDSGVTSLRSMAAEKDLVVKEVELKKVKNSVKTEVLNALESLKASREILKSSEAFLKFSRRSYERALNEYKLGVSDIVALLQAHENLKKAEESYIDALLKLNLSWLQLQKATGELLGGRK, from the coding sequence ATGAGAAAAATAGCTGCATTCATTTTAACGCTTCTAACCGCCACGAGTTCTTATGCCGTTACTACAGATGAACTAAAAGAGCTGATAGACCGCAATGCTTTGGGCCTTGTCAGCGAGAGGGCTTTAGTTGAAAAGAGCAAGCTCTCTGCAAAGGCGACCCTACGTTCTTTCTTCCCAACCCTTTCTCTTTCTGCCGGCGTTACAGAGTTTTACCCCAATCAAACCTTTACTTCAAAGTCTTGGGAACAGCAGTATACCTTAGGCCTTTCATTAACGGCTACGCCTGTTGACCTCAGAAAAAAGGTTCAGCTTAAGATTGATAGGTATTTCGTTAAGGTAGGTGAAGATAACCTTAATGTGGTTAGGCTTAGCTTGTACTACGAAGGAATATCCGCTCTCTTTAAGTTAAAAGCGCTGAAGGAAAAGATAGAGCTTAGGAAGAAAATTCTAAGGAACAGTCAGGAGATACTCTCTGTAGCTGAGAAGAAGTATAAAGAGGGGCTTGTCCTCATAACCGACGTTTTAAAGGCCGAGTCTGAGGTTGAAAGTGCAAGGAGCTCCCTCTCCGAAGCCCTTATGGAGTACATCCAGACCTTTAACTCTCTAAACGAGCTCGTGGACTACGCTCTTCCTGAAGGTGAAACTCCAGAAGTTGAGCTGAAAAAAGACTACTCCGTTCCAGAAAAAGAGGAGCTCCTGAAAAAAGCCTTTACCCTTAGACCTGAAGTGAAGAAGGCAGAAAAGGAGGTAAAAGTAGCCAAGCTAAGCGTGGAGCTCCAGAAAAAGACCCTCTCCCCTACAGTTAACCTTTCGGCCTCCTACTCCCGCTCTGGGACCTCTTTCTTCCCGAGAGAAAATAGCTATGACCTCTCCCTCTCCTTAAACTTTCCTGTCTTTGACAGCGGCGTAACCTCCCTCCGCTCAATGGCGGCCGAAAAGGATCTTGTTGTCAAGGAGGTAGAGCTCAAAAAGGTAAAAAACAGCGTAAAAACGGAAGTTCTAAACGCTTTAGAGTCCCTCAAGGCAAGTAGGGAGATATTAAAATCTTCAGAAGCCTTTTTAAAGTTTTCTCGGAGGTCCTATGAGAGAGCTCTAAACGAGTATAAACTCGGGGTCTCCGACATCGTTGCTCTCCTTCAGGCCCATGAGAACTTGAAGAAGGCGGAAGAGTCCTACATTGACGCCCTTCTGAAGCTAAACCTTTCTTGGCTTCAGCTGCAGAAGGCAACCGGAGAGCTCCTTGGAGGTAGGAAGTGA
- the hypB gene encoding hydrogenase nickel incorporation protein HypB, translating into MCDVCGCGNHGNTMVVSDDSARKTVEVKKSLLDENERVAEVNRKHFDEKGVLAINLISSPGSGKTTLLEKTIEALKGEFKIGVLEGDIETERDAERVRAKGAYAVQLTTGGACHLEAPLVHKGFHALEKQMDGGAPDILFIENVGNLVCPSSFYLGEHVRVVLVSVPEGPDKPAKYPKAFKTSDVFIITKADLLPYFDFDVEKVKEEALSLNPNLRIFVLSAKTGEGMEEWLNYLRELKKG; encoded by the coding sequence ATGTGTGACGTTTGTGGCTGTGGTAATCACGGAAATACTATGGTTGTTTCCGATGATTCAGCGAGGAAGACTGTAGAAGTGAAGAAAAGCCTTTTAGACGAGAATGAGAGGGTTGCTGAGGTAAACAGAAAGCACTTTGACGAAAAGGGCGTTTTGGCTATAAACCTTATCAGCTCTCCCGGTTCGGGTAAGACTACGCTCCTTGAGAAAACCATAGAGGCTCTAAAGGGCGAGTTTAAAATAGGGGTTCTTGAAGGGGACATAGAGACAGAGAGGGATGCTGAGAGGGTAAGGGCTAAGGGAGCTTATGCCGTTCAGCTTACGACAGGAGGGGCGTGTCACCTTGAAGCTCCCCTTGTCCACAAGGGTTTCCACGCCCTTGAAAAGCAGATGGATGGAGGAGCTCCAGATATCCTCTTCATAGAGAACGTTGGCAACTTGGTGTGTCCTTCTTCCTTCTACCTCGGGGAGCACGTAAGGGTAGTTCTCGTTTCCGTTCCTGAAGGTCCAGACAAGCCTGCAAAGTACCCAAAAGCTTTTAAAACCTCAGATGTTTTCATCATTACAAAGGCAGACCTTCTTCCTTACTTTGACTTTGACGTTGAGAAGGTTAAGGAAGAGGCTCTCTCCCTTAACCCTAATCTAAGGATATTTGTCCTTTCGGCAAAAACCGGAGAGGGAATGGAGGAGTGGCTAAACTACCTTAGGGAACTTAAAAAGGGCTAA